From Candidatus Nucleicultrix amoebiphila FS5, a single genomic window includes:
- the rimM gene encoding ribosome maturation factor RimM (Essential for efficient processing of 16S rRNA), giving the protein MALQDSSKVLIGEIQGLHGIKGAVRCRFYINHIKDIEKCSVFVDEHGHEYKVLEMIPTRHRENFILKINNIISADQAEKLRGMSLYVKRQDLPPLQSNEYLYADLIGLKVLTVDEKDYGRIISVHNFGAGDILEVQLKATTKKVLIPFTNDAVPEIDLIKKTIKINEDFVPIVTGQEEKV; this is encoded by the coding sequence ATGGCACTTCAAGATTCGTCGAAAGTTTTAATTGGTGAAATCCAAGGCCTTCATGGGATCAAGGGGGCTGTGCGTTGTCGCTTTTATATCAATCACATAAAAGATATAGAAAAATGCTCAGTTTTTGTTGATGAACATGGGCATGAATACAAAGTTTTAGAGATGATTCCTACTCGTCATAGGGAAAATTTTATTCTTAAAATAAATAATATAATCTCAGCAGATCAAGCTGAAAAATTACGAGGGATGTCTTTGTATGTAAAGCGTCAAGACTTGCCTCCTTTGCAAAGCAATGAGTATCTTTACGCTGATCTTATTGGATTAAAGGTATTGACTGTAGATGAGAAAGATTATGGACGGATTATTAGTGTTCATAATTTTGGCGCAGGAGATATTTTAGAGGTGCAATTAAAAGCAACTACAAAAAAAGTGTTGATTCCTTTTACTAACGATGCGGTTCCAGAGATAGATCTTATTAAGAAAACCATTAAAATTAATGAAGATTTTGTGCCGATAGTGACTGGGCAGGAAGAGAAAGTCTGA
- a CDS encoding RDD family protein, producing MVQKKTKAKKKTAKKAVKQTTKKVAKKAVKQTARQATTLMSRPINVAPKIGDKKMSVHYGGFWIRLVAFFIDRIVLGAIGFALGVVLMPIMMVGGGGTMTMTEGNQMMTAFAGSSALMGMGLGVQLIILIVDVLYFSLLQSSSWQATIGMKVCGIKVVGLDYQRISFLRALGRYAASILSGIILMIGYLMIAFTEKKQGLHDKLAETYVVWKS from the coding sequence GTGGTTCAAAAAAAGACAAAAGCAAAAAAGAAAACAGCTAAGAAAGCAGTAAAACAAACTACGAAAAAAGTTGCAAAGAAAGCGGTTAAACAAACAGCTCGTCAAGCAACAACATTAATGAGTCGGCCTATTAATGTTGCACCCAAAATTGGAGACAAAAAAATGTCAGTGCATTACGGTGGATTTTGGATTCGGTTGGTAGCATTTTTTATTGATCGTATCGTTCTAGGAGCTATTGGGTTTGCTTTAGGGGTAGTGCTCATGCCTATCATGATGGTTGGTGGGGGAGGAACGATGACAATGACTGAGGGCAATCAGATGATGACAGCATTTGCTGGATCAAGCGCGCTTATGGGAATGGGGTTAGGCGTGCAACTGATTATTTTGATCGTTGATGTCCTCTACTTCTCACTTTTGCAAAGCTCTTCATGGCAAGCAACCATAGGTATGAAAGTTTGTGGTATAAAAGTTGTTGGCCTTGATTATCAAAGGATTAGTTTTCTAAGAGCCCTGGGAAGGTATGCAGCTAGTATTCTTTCAGGCATTATTCTGATGATAGGGTACTTGATGATTGCCTTTACAGAGAAGAAACAAGGTCTCCATGATAAACTAGCCGAGACCTATGTTGTTTGGAAAAGCTAA
- the rpsP gene encoding 30S ribosomal protein S16 — protein sequence MLKIRLARGGSKKRPHYSIVVANSRSPRDGKFIEKIGRYNPMVAKDHPERLVLNTERVKYWLGVGAEATDRVGRFLGQQGLAPMPKIYSDPIKSAPKKKAQERIAAEAEKLAAAEEAKKAAEAEAAAAAAAPAPEPVAETSVEQESAAVAEEPQPSTEG from the coding sequence ATGCTTAAAATACGTCTCGCTCGTGGTGGATCAAAGAAGCGCCCCCATTATAGTATCGTGGTGGCCAACTCAAGAAGTCCACGCGATGGCAAGTTTATTGAGAAAATTGGTCGTTATAATCCCATGGTCGCTAAGGATCATCCTGAGCGTTTGGTTCTTAATACAGAGCGTGTGAAGTATTGGTTGGGTGTAGGCGCAGAGGCCACAGATCGTGTTGGTCGCTTTTTAGGTCAACAAGGATTGGCACCAATGCCAAAGATTTATTCAGACCCGATCAAGTCTGCCCCTAAGAAAAAAGCCCAAGAACGTATAGCTGCTGAAGCTGAAAAATTAGCAGCTGCGGAAGAAGCAAAAAAAGCAGCAGAAGCTGAGGCTGCCGCTGCAGCAGCAGCTCCTGCGCCAGAGCCCGTCGCAGAAACTTCTGTTGAGCAAGAATCTGCTGCTGTCGCTGAAGAACCACAGCCTTCTACAGAAGGCTAA
- a CDS encoding RDD family protein yields the protein MKKKVAAKAKKTVAKKAVRASVKSATVVAAKRAAVVYAGFWRRLIAFVLDIALFKILTLWMTIQILDNLFKCMATGGPVFSHCSQELGLFVVQYFALLALYFCFQLSSQYQATFGMRALGLKITDLKGQKITFLKAFGRFFMMFILLILFPLLVLAFLPVLFTKKRQALYDVLTDTIVVKS from the coding sequence ATGAAGAAAAAAGTCGCTGCAAAAGCCAAAAAAACCGTGGCTAAAAAGGCAGTCAGGGCTTCTGTTAAGTCAGCGACTGTTGTCGCTGCAAAAAGAGCTGCTGTTGTCTATGCAGGTTTTTGGCGCCGTTTAATAGCATTCGTTTTAGATATAGCCTTGTTTAAGATCTTAACTTTATGGATGACAATTCAGATTTTGGACAATCTCTTCAAGTGCATGGCAACTGGAGGACCCGTCTTCAGCCATTGTTCACAAGAATTAGGGCTCTTTGTCGTACAGTATTTTGCACTTTTAGCTCTCTATTTTTGCTTCCAGTTATCTTCTCAATACCAGGCTACATTTGGCATGAGAGCTCTGGGCTTAAAAATCACGGACCTTAAAGGACAAAAAATTACCTTTTTGAAGGCCTTTGGCAGATTTTTTATGATGTTCATCTTATTGATCTTGTTTCCACTTCTGGTTTTGGCCTTTTTACCGGTGCTCTTTACCAAGAAGAGACAAGCTCTTTATGACGTGTTGACTGATACAATTGTTGTGAAGAGTTGA
- a CDS encoding GNAT family N-acetyltransferase: protein MTSMITFQSLKKEHLPLLCRWLNTPHVNEWYGEQRSWTLEDVEKKYLPRFHNTTSKPIFCFIICQNEDPLGFIQYYNAYDYLRDQDLKIDALPSNLAALDFYIGESKALGRGLGSKILQQFLISHIKPHYTACLVDPALHNQKAIHVYEKAGFKIIQSPLPHKYLWMIIKLS from the coding sequence ATGACCTCAATGATAACGTTTCAGTCCTTAAAGAAAGAACACCTTCCTCTTCTTTGTCGTTGGCTTAATACTCCACATGTGAACGAATGGTACGGAGAGCAGAGATCTTGGACCTTAGAAGATGTGGAGAAAAAGTATTTACCGCGCTTTCACAACACAACTTCCAAGCCCATTTTTTGTTTCATAATCTGTCAAAATGAAGATCCTCTAGGCTTCATCCAATATTACAATGCCTACGATTATCTTCGTGATCAAGACCTTAAGATAGACGCTCTACCCTCAAATCTTGCTGCTCTCGATTTTTATATTGGTGAATCTAAGGCATTGGGCAGAGGATTAGGATCTAAGATTCTTCAGCAATTTTTAATAAGCCATATAAAACCACATTATACTGCTTGTCTTGTTGACCCAGCTCTTCATAACCAAAAAGCCATTCATGTTTACGAAAAAGCGGGCTTTAAAATTATTCAAAGCCCGCTCCCGCACAAATATCTTTGGATGATAATTAAGCTCTCTTAG
- the ffh gene encoding signal recognition particle protein, translating to MFESLSKRLGDIFDRLKRRGALSEDDVAAVAREIRIALLEADVALPVVKEFIESIKQRAVGQEVIKSVTPAQMVVKIVHDHLIEILGSQESNLNLNSTPPVVIMMAGLQGSGKTTTTGKLAHFLTNKYRKKVLMASTDIYRPAAREQLEVLGQQTKITTLPIKEKEKPLAIAKRAHEMARLEGYDVLLLDTAGRLHIDEELMDELADIKKALKPTEILLVADAMTGQDAVNIAKSFHEKLDLTGIILTRVDGDARGGAALSMRQVTGCPIKFVGLGERVEQFDIFYPDRIASRILDMGDVVTLVEKAAETIDREEAEKLAKKVEKGSFDLDDFASQIKQISKMGGMSGIMNLLPGMGKFKDKIEEAGIDDNLIKRQLAIIHSMTLKERKFYKILNASRRKRIAQGSGTTVQDVNRLLKQYQDMLNVMKRFKKIGKKGFLRQGLKGLFSPK from the coding sequence GTGTTTGAGAGTCTCAGTAAAAGACTTGGTGATATTTTTGATCGTCTAAAGCGCCGTGGCGCTTTGAGCGAAGATGACGTTGCTGCTGTTGCACGTGAAATCCGCATTGCGCTGTTAGAAGCGGATGTGGCACTGCCTGTTGTGAAGGAGTTTATCGAATCCATAAAGCAACGAGCCGTTGGGCAAGAGGTTATTAAAAGTGTAACCCCCGCTCAAATGGTTGTAAAAATTGTTCATGATCATTTGATCGAGATTCTGGGAAGTCAAGAGAGTAATCTTAACTTAAATTCTACGCCGCCGGTGGTTATCATGATGGCGGGGCTTCAAGGGTCTGGTAAAACTACGACGACGGGAAAACTTGCTCACTTTCTCACGAATAAATATCGTAAAAAAGTGTTGATGGCATCGACGGATATTTACCGTCCTGCAGCGCGTGAGCAACTTGAAGTTCTTGGTCAACAAACTAAAATCACTACGTTACCTATTAAAGAAAAAGAAAAGCCCTTAGCTATTGCTAAGCGAGCTCATGAAATGGCCCGTCTTGAGGGATATGATGTCTTGCTCCTTGATACGGCAGGACGTCTCCATATTGATGAAGAATTGATGGATGAGCTAGCTGATATCAAGAAAGCTCTGAAGCCAACGGAAATTCTGTTGGTGGCTGATGCAATGACCGGTCAAGATGCGGTGAATATTGCAAAAAGTTTTCATGAAAAACTAGATTTAACAGGCATTATTCTTACACGCGTGGATGGTGATGCGCGTGGAGGAGCTGCTCTTTCTATGCGTCAAGTGACCGGTTGTCCTATTAAATTTGTGGGATTAGGCGAAAGAGTTGAGCAATTTGATATATTTTATCCCGATCGTATTGCCAGTCGTATTCTTGATATGGGTGATGTGGTTACTTTGGTTGAAAAGGCTGCTGAGACTATTGATCGTGAAGAGGCTGAAAAACTTGCGAAAAAAGTCGAAAAAGGTAGTTTTGATTTGGATGATTTCGCTTCTCAGATAAAACAGATTTCAAAAATGGGTGGAATGTCTGGGATTATGAATTTGCTGCCTGGTATGGGAAAATTCAAGGATAAGATAGAAGAAGCGGGGATTGACGATAACTTAATAAAACGTCAATTAGCGATTATCCATTCTATGACCCTTAAAGAAAGAAAGTTTTACAAAATTTTAAATGCATCAAGAAGAAAACGTATTGCACAGGGGTCAGGAACCACAGTGCAGGACGTGAATCGATTGCTAAAGCAGTATCAAGATATGCTCAATGTCATGAAACGCTTTAAAAAAATCGGTAAAAAAGGTTTTTTGCGCCAAGGGTTAAAGGGACTTTTTTCGCCGAAGTAA
- a CDS encoding pyruvate dehydrogenase complex dihydrolipoamide acetyltransferase — MPIKILMPALSPTMTEGNLVRWLKKEGDKVSPGDLLAEIETDKATMEVEAVDSGNLAKIYVAAGSENVKVNDLIAVLLEEGEDASALKNIKIETAKPIAASAPKPTSTPSAPVNQAVAQEIVQPQRSQHSERVFASPLARRVAEQKGISLNTVQGTGPKGRIVKADVEKSTGKSIPQSKISRIPQGPIIASDGMFPAYEEVKLSNMRKVIAQRLTESKQNVPHFYLSVDCEIDALLEARQEINEDLEKEARISVNDFIIKACAKALTQVPEANATWGERHIKIFQSADISMAVAIDGGLVTPIIREAHNKSLFEISTEAKQLIVKARAGKLTPQEFQGGTFSISNLGMYGIKDFSAVINPPQGCILAVGAGEKRPIVNKNGQIEVGTVMTCTLSVDHRVVDGAVAAEFLQALKKLISTPVLIFI, encoded by the coding sequence ATGCCTATAAAAATCCTCATGCCGGCGCTTTCACCGACTATGACCGAGGGTAACTTAGTTCGTTGGTTAAAAAAAGAGGGAGATAAAGTATCTCCTGGAGATCTACTCGCCGAAATTGAAACAGATAAAGCCACAATGGAAGTTGAAGCTGTTGATTCTGGGAATTTGGCGAAGATATATGTAGCTGCAGGCAGTGAGAACGTTAAAGTTAATGATTTAATTGCTGTTCTGTTGGAAGAGGGTGAAGATGCTTCAGCATTAAAGAACATCAAAATAGAGACTGCAAAACCAATTGCTGCTTCTGCTCCGAAACCGACCTCAACACCTTCTGCACCAGTTAACCAAGCTGTTGCTCAAGAAATCGTTCAACCTCAAAGATCACAACATTCTGAAAGAGTCTTTGCCAGTCCTTTAGCGCGGCGCGTGGCTGAACAAAAAGGAATTAGTCTGAATACTGTGCAAGGTACTGGTCCTAAGGGACGAATCGTTAAGGCTGACGTGGAGAAATCTACAGGTAAATCGATTCCTCAATCAAAAATTTCTAGAATTCCGCAAGGTCCTATCATTGCAAGTGATGGAATGTTCCCAGCTTATGAAGAAGTAAAATTAAGCAATATGCGTAAGGTAATTGCACAGCGTTTAACAGAATCAAAGCAAAATGTGCCTCATTTTTATCTAAGTGTTGATTGTGAGATCGACGCTTTGTTGGAGGCCCGCCAGGAAATCAATGAGGACTTAGAAAAAGAAGCCCGTATTTCAGTGAATGACTTTATTATCAAAGCTTGTGCTAAAGCTCTTACGCAAGTTCCAGAAGCCAATGCAACTTGGGGTGAAAGGCATATCAAAATTTTCCAAAGTGCTGATATTTCTATGGCTGTAGCAATCGATGGGGGGTTAGTTACGCCCATCATTCGTGAAGCTCACAATAAATCACTTTTTGAGATTAGTACCGAAGCAAAACAGCTCATTGTTAAAGCAAGAGCGGGTAAACTTACGCCTCAAGAATTTCAGGGTGGAACTTTTAGCATTTCTAATCTTGGGATGTATGGAATTAAGGATTTCTCAGCAGTGATTAACCCTCCTCAGGGTTGTATTTTAGCTGTAGGAGCTGGAGAAAAACGTCCTATTGTGAATAAAAATGGCCAGATTGAAGTAGGAACAGTTATGACTTGTACTTTGTCTGTCGATCATCGTGTTGTGGATGGAGCAGTTGCTGCAGAATTTCTTCAAGCCCTTAAAAAATTAATTTCTACTCCGGTGTTAATCTTTATTTAA
- the rplS gene encoding 50S ribosomal protein L19: MNIIQQFEHEQMQTILKDKVVPDFAPGDTLRVMVKVVEGDRERVQAYEGVCIARKNSGINSSFTVRKMSFGEGVERVFPLYSQSIRIEVVRRGHVRRAKLYYLRDRSGKSARIAEKTNYANREADNTGSAVETSATKVKKEAKPKAEKQAKKAPAAETESPQQA; the protein is encoded by the coding sequence ATGAATATCATTCAGCAATTTGAACACGAACAAATGCAAACTATTTTAAAGGACAAAGTTGTGCCTGATTTTGCACCAGGTGATACCTTGCGTGTTATGGTGAAAGTTGTTGAAGGTGATCGTGAGCGTGTGCAGGCCTATGAAGGTGTTTGTATTGCGCGTAAAAATTCAGGGATCAACTCTTCTTTTACCGTTCGTAAAATGTCCTTTGGTGAAGGTGTCGAACGCGTATTTCCTCTTTATTCACAAAGTATTCGTATTGAAGTTGTACGTCGCGGTCATGTGCGTCGCGCAAAACTTTATTATTTGCGTGACCGTTCTGGTAAGAGTGCTCGTATCGCTGAGAAAACTAATTATGCAAATCGTGAAGCCGACAATACTGGTTCTGCGGTTGAAACTTCAGCCACTAAAGTGAAGAAAGAAGCTAAGCCAAAGGCTGAAAAGCAAGCTAAAAAGGCTCCTGCAGCAGAGACCGAGTCTCCTCAACAAGCCTAA
- a CDS encoding outer membrane protein — protein MRLNKILLAAASALTLMGAVQAEAAAYNGFSMGATAGWTSNSVKLSGTGTPLDKSLRFNQAPFGLFVQYSKSAPQSVFFGIGLEAGYHFGSAKKNLFEGTIAQNNIAFTGKIELEHKRKFYSEIAAKLGYTFSDSVLYGLVALRGTQVENTLSANAVLTENGQVVVSGNGKKSKKDFVFGFGPGVGFDMKINDKWSVGAEYKFMFEKSVSAALSKENIKMNSHNLMARLSYHF, from the coding sequence ATGAGATTAAATAAAATTTTATTAGCCGCTGCTTCAGCTTTGACGCTGATGGGCGCAGTTCAAGCCGAAGCTGCTGCATACAACGGTTTTTCAATGGGTGCGACTGCTGGCTGGACATCCAATTCCGTGAAATTAAGCGGCACAGGCACACCCTTGGATAAGTCACTTCGTTTCAATCAAGCTCCCTTTGGTTTGTTCGTACAATACTCTAAATCTGCCCCCCAAAGCGTATTCTTTGGAATTGGTTTAGAAGCAGGGTATCATTTTGGAAGCGCTAAAAAGAACCTATTTGAAGGTACCATTGCTCAAAACAATATCGCCTTCACTGGTAAAATTGAGCTTGAGCATAAGCGTAAGTTCTATAGCGAAATTGCTGCAAAACTCGGTTATACTTTCTCAGACTCCGTACTTTATGGATTGGTTGCTTTGAGAGGTACTCAAGTAGAAAACACGCTGTCTGCAAACGCAGTCCTCACTGAAAACGGTCAGGTTGTTGTTAGCGGTAACGGTAAAAAATCTAAAAAAGATTTCGTGTTTGGTTTTGGTCCAGGAGTTGGATTTGATATGAAAATCAATGACAAGTGGAGCGTTGGTGCTGAATATAAATTCATGTTTGAGAAATCAGTAAGTGCCGCTCTTTCAAAAGAAAACATCAAGATGAACTCTCACAACTTGATGGCACGTTTGAGCTACCACTTCTAG
- the trmD gene encoding tRNA (guanosine(37)-N1)-methyltransferase TrmD yields the protein MHFKVFTLFPELFPGPLKASIIGKALDNELWQCEAINIRDYATDKHRTVDDIVYGGGPGMVMRADVVDAALRAHFQVKKPRTLLYLTPRGTPLKQSRVKELAHCSTIGLLCGRFEGIDQRVIDDWCIEEVSIGDFVLSGGELAAMMLMDSVLRLLPGVIGSPESLDEESFNEDLLEYPQYTRPADWNGMKVPEELISGNHALIRKWRRQQAEKITSLRRPDLWKQYCEKSKGLGKGES from the coding sequence ATGCATTTTAAGGTTTTTACTTTATTCCCAGAGTTGTTCCCAGGTCCACTGAAAGCTTCAATTATAGGGAAAGCTCTTGATAATGAGTTATGGCAATGTGAAGCCATTAATATTAGAGACTATGCCACAGACAAACACCGAACAGTTGACGATATCGTTTATGGGGGTGGACCAGGTATGGTTATGAGGGCAGATGTGGTGGATGCGGCTCTGAGGGCTCATTTTCAGGTTAAGAAACCTAGGACACTCCTGTATTTAACCCCTCGAGGGACCCCTCTAAAACAAAGTCGTGTAAAAGAGCTTGCACATTGTTCCACAATAGGGTTATTGTGTGGTCGCTTTGAAGGCATTGACCAACGTGTTATTGATGATTGGTGCATAGAAGAAGTAAGTATTGGAGATTTTGTTCTCTCTGGCGGTGAGCTGGCTGCAATGATGCTGATGGATTCAGTTTTGCGGCTTTTGCCAGGCGTAATTGGATCGCCTGAATCGTTGGATGAGGAAAGTTTTAATGAGGATCTCCTCGAATATCCGCAATATACAAGACCTGCGGACTGGAATGGTATGAAAGTTCCAGAGGAATTAATTTCGGGGAATCACGCGTTAATTAGGAAATGGCGACGCCAGCAAGCCGAAAAGATTACTAGCTTAAGGCGTCCCGATCTTTGGAAGCAGTATTGCGAGAAGTCAAAAGGATTAGGAAAGGGTGAATCATGA
- the pdhA gene encoding pyruvate dehydrogenase (acetyl-transferring) E1 component subunit alpha: MMLLIRRFEERAGQIYGMGKIAGFCHLYIGQEAVVTGLQSCLTEKDTIVTAYRDHGHMLACGMDPKGVMAELTGRIGGYSKGKGGSMHMFSREKNFFGGHGIVGAQVPIGTGLAFAHKYRKDGGLCVTYMGDGAVNQGQVYEAFNMAALWQLPVIYIIENNQYSMGTAVARHAAMPHELYNRGIAYGIKGYPVNGMDILEVEAAGRMAVDHVRSGKGPIILEMKTYRYRGHSMSDPGKYRSKEEVESVKEQADPLSLLQSKLEKEFKVSEAEFKTFEKEIKEIMVQTIEFAETSPEPDASELFTDIYVGETPQASDKSASEPSSSGSSSIGW, encoded by the coding sequence ATGATGCTGCTTATTCGTCGCTTTGAAGAAAGAGCCGGGCAGATCTATGGTATGGGAAAGATTGCAGGGTTTTGTCATCTCTATATTGGTCAAGAAGCCGTTGTTACAGGTCTTCAATCGTGTCTTACTGAAAAAGATACCATTGTTACTGCCTATCGTGATCATGGTCATATGCTTGCCTGTGGTATGGATCCCAAAGGAGTAATGGCAGAGCTTACAGGGCGTATTGGTGGATATTCAAAAGGTAAGGGAGGCTCTATGCATATGTTCTCCCGTGAAAAGAATTTCTTTGGTGGTCATGGTATCGTGGGAGCTCAAGTACCGATAGGTACAGGACTCGCTTTTGCGCATAAATATCGTAAAGATGGCGGCCTATGCGTGACTTACATGGGAGATGGGGCCGTTAACCAGGGTCAGGTATACGAAGCCTTTAACATGGCAGCTCTTTGGCAATTGCCAGTTATTTATATTATTGAAAACAATCAATATAGCATGGGAACAGCAGTGGCCCGTCATGCAGCAATGCCCCATGAACTTTATAATCGTGGTATTGCTTATGGAATTAAAGGGTATCCAGTGAATGGTATGGACATTCTCGAGGTAGAAGCTGCCGGCCGTATGGCTGTCGACCATGTGCGTTCTGGAAAAGGACCGATTATTCTTGAGATGAAGACCTACCGTTATCGTGGACACTCTATGTCTGATCCTGGAAAATACCGTTCTAAAGAAGAAGTGGAGAGCGTTAAAGAACAAGCAGATCCTTTAAGTCTTCTACAATCAAAATTAGAGAAAGAATTTAAGGTAAGCGAAGCTGAGTTCAAAACTTTTGAAAAAGAGATTAAAGAAATCATGGTTCAAACGATTGAGTTTGCAGAAACTAGTCCTGAACCTGATGCGTCAGAGTTATTTACAGATATTTATGTAGGCGAGACCCCTCAGGCCTCAGATAAGAGTGCTTCAGAGCCAAGTTCTTCTGGTTCATCTTCAATAGGCTGGTAG
- a CDS encoding pyruvate dehydrogenase complex E1 component subunit beta, translating to MGEQKLMKIMTVREALKEAMAEEMHRDPNVFLMGEEVAEYQGAYKVSQGLLDEFGSARVIDTPITEHGFAGLGVGAAFAGLKPIVEFMTFNFSMQAIDHIINSAAKTLYMSGGQMGCPIVFRGPNGAAARVAAQHSQCYASWYAHCPGLKVISPYSSADAKGLLKSAIRDPNPVIFLENEILYGHSFEVPDEPDYLVPIGKAAVLREGTDVTITAFSLMVKHALEAADRLKEQGISAEVIDLRTIRPLDTSTIVESLKKTNRLVNVEEGWAFSGIGSEISAIIMEHAFDYLDAPVKRVAGADVPMPYAESLVKMSLPQVENIIAAAHEVCYR from the coding sequence ATGGGAGAACAGAAGCTAATGAAAATTATGACAGTTCGTGAAGCATTGAAAGAAGCGATGGCTGAAGAAATGCACCGTGATCCCAATGTTTTTTTAATGGGAGAAGAGGTTGCAGAATATCAAGGAGCTTACAAGGTTTCACAGGGACTTTTAGATGAATTTGGTTCTGCAAGAGTTATAGATACACCTATTACTGAGCATGGCTTTGCTGGATTAGGAGTTGGTGCAGCTTTTGCCGGGCTAAAGCCCATTGTTGAATTCATGACATTTAACTTTTCTATGCAAGCAATCGATCATATCATCAACAGCGCTGCTAAAACTCTTTATATGTCAGGTGGCCAAATGGGATGTCCCATTGTATTTCGTGGCCCCAATGGTGCAGCGGCTCGCGTTGCGGCTCAGCACTCTCAATGTTATGCTAGTTGGTATGCCCATTGTCCAGGACTTAAGGTCATTTCACCTTATAGCTCAGCTGATGCTAAAGGTTTGTTAAAATCAGCAATTCGAGATCCTAATCCCGTTATTTTTTTAGAAAATGAAATTTTGTATGGTCACAGCTTTGAAGTGCCCGACGAACCTGATTATCTCGTTCCCATTGGAAAAGCTGCAGTTTTGCGAGAAGGAACTGATGTAACTATTACGGCCTTTTCATTAATGGTTAAGCATGCTCTTGAAGCAGCTGATCGTCTAAAGGAACAGGGAATCAGTGCTGAAGTGATTGATTTACGCACGATTCGTCCTCTTGATACTTCTACAATTGTTGAATCTCTCAAGAAAACAAATCGCTTGGTGAACGTTGAAGAAGGATGGGCTTTTTCAGGAATTGGTTCTGAAATTTCAGCCATTATTATGGAGCATGCTTTTGATTATCTCGATGCCCCTGTCAAAAGAGTAGCAGGAGCTGACGTGCCAATGCCATATGCTGAAAGTCTAGTTAAGATGTCACTGCCTCAGGTTGAAAATATTATTGCTGCAGCCCATGAGGTCTGTTATCGCTAA